A window of Babesia microti strain RI chromosome III, complete genome contains these coding sequences:
- a CDS encoding Probable phospholipid-transporting ATPase DRS2 (overlaps_old_locusTagID:BBM_III00165) — MNFPHGERQTAAQSKAPQDAKATSRTLQNGTARKVAMLDKRQKICQDAKSRPLWELRTLQINPTSDRESAVFPSNSLHTGPLRLALLVLGLLLNTLVIRVHTLVHLLFFALEYILWRTVDDVYFSVCPYVPLWASILVSLLHGGVEVANKYRLGKLIDTQQCHVVDPRRPRVMSVSWADLTLGSIVKLTAGEESPADIVPISTSGSNGVVCVDTSLVDGSGDLKIKSCVKDAGIEASLHTMCRIRGQIVCNKPSASTEFTGTLKLRGFPRSNVLTTSNFIQRGSIVRNAASVYGVVVYTGRDTKFGINSQRNTLFKTASIDRDINIYTMGLLLLFTACWVTSLILHHSHASSGSQNPTANSVKFTKVLKFASLYLSLVPNTMGALLDLNRLLQCARIKLESAGAPPPAGPGAPDIIPLSGTRNEELGRVDFVFTGYRGVITKLKPEIAFIRIGDSLYSGGPQRAIDTCYVAPSGVLEPLRVPLRPASHLFRAHREPDAAERRERLRSVDRFLKLCSMCNISTTVLGGGSRNLGSCVFSSSKSLKIPPRASALGRPRRRPHATSAEARPADPPRGYRVEAGAGLGGRLRSVMSLGRAPSRVMIDYMSLYPEDDCLVGFAFDRGYKLLYKSASSIAVLVRGKVQCWEILGLHAPSPQRNRVSLVLRPVRRADWQRCGFKPMPCSYAPDARHERIARRCRGAIVLSRFTLPDAGTADPDAGTGRGGTGDLNDSSGSNSLNSLNFSGGLKRVQLYYRWLTEGQLGEYLARKGEGSSGVFAPDEEAVASVLERDLQLVATIGFRAELAEGVAETMARLAGAGVRVCLATGGERDGCVSAAHQGGLLRDGARLFSAALPESTELCDSGTAMGQINAAQEDQGRQQVRALSAQLLESFYRARGECWASGPHPSRHAASQPHRQLCLTLCGRDVESFAVHSDMETCLANMICLSDVIVAHDMLPQHKGRLVELLKGRLTPAPSVLAVGYSYDDVCACRASDVAVALARPDCQAVGVRQVGGNKLVCWSDYLVGGFSSLTDLLFFHGSVSLVSTSAILSQLVYLGVCQGALCFLYQAFTGWAALPLYPRAQVYAWCAFAAVFSALHAAFIRRTAPRALLRGAPLLYALGRRRYYLNGSRFGQWVAEAVATSVAVFFTAKAALDDSPYLLAPTPEGGVGLTVSASAYNALMAVAVLLVGNMRVSMQCNAWMLHSHGVSVGLASLLALFAPTVLTVLLLGTGALSRQLSRWPYTWVLVPLWVAIALVGSEAFALLGKRLRGDVLDRFHARAALLLRDASRCLKRGVALGPSGAMVSRGRWHWLRPQVWTLTPRVTQAVADAFGDDPALAAALPAPRAFAVREAADVVKHEEDAPPPGATDHVQTSHLLNRVTLWFKDPQLEAEYVASRKRSEYFSSVLWYRCVFSVFFVFYIASWVVEHQVARAWSFGARGRWGGARVMLALAPLLLVLLALAAGIVATFYRAAFSRHSKLVQGAVVAAVILQNLGAEAFCAQEFRDSNWFHSILFPIFTFVILRLPFLAALVSNLFFILANVVLGHALPPANGSSNFAIWSQEMPLYIGINLLVVLVGYRLEYNARKSFILEYAAACARRRQREILNTMLPHFVVAHMINEERTHEAPVGPVTMGLAAEERDAVTVLFCDVYRFQNWVAILEPTKLVELLDVLFLAFDKCAQEFGCTKIETVFESYLAAAGLSLDARGAQECPAAAAARAVDLALAMLQAVALLHADAVPAGERLQVVIGAHTGRVICGVVGSRKPQYALFGDTVNTASRMKYTGEPGHVHISSHTHALVSGDSTLSFERRETSVKGKGLMETYLLRAVAGSQYPSYQGAAAEGGGERARVRRQIIAAALGERDESLETPSGAGLSQLFRESVEELVPASGCLRCLSGRYGASSAYEAEEAVAEEGVDDPGLSSKAIGWVSLKFTDKLLEEKYRLNFYSDRANVSTIEQTLAIFIIIFVAQTVTSMGLPRIFLDPSSVQHRLFVNYLSYWSVRSGYTVGAFVLWFYFHHHSSTREAVVSKWMIFFLSPLFVSAACIFSLSNSWAIAKEPLGDSQNLWLSCDSIEFYFYICLLHHNTGMLFQTCILVDLLLITMSITFISSSVVKTAVTSVTIFNIPCFILFNLISAHCKETIDRRTFYANERAKAIEAKASQLLKDMLPKNVLEEFQMDKLRLAYRHENMSFLFADIVGFTTWAKSVDASEVLNMLQNLFARFDRNSTKFGLYKLCTIGDAYVAVSEPTTAEDAAATAADGTEGVLLMAHSMLASIQEIRERLGIPGLNMRIGLHFGSAVGGVIGSGRLRYDLWGMDILTANMMESNGAPGKINVSERFRDILMLNSPNRFTYTFNKEVRVIDQTVRSYILGPLA, encoded by the exons ATGAACTTCCCTCATGGCGAGAGACAGACCGCGGCGCAATCTAAAGCGCCACAGGACGCAAAG GCAACCTCTCGGACGCTCCAAAATGGCACGGCGAGAAAGGTTGCGATGCTCGACAAAAGGCAGAAAATATGCCAGGACGCCAAGTCGAGGCCCCTATGGGAACTAAGAACGCTACAAATAAACCCAACGAGCGACAGAGAGTCCGCCGTCTTCCCCTCCAACTCGCTACACACTGGCCCCCTGCGCCTCGCACTACTCGTACTCGGACTACTCCTCAACACGCTGGTGATAAGGGTGCATACTCTGGTCCACCTTCTCTTCTTTGCCCTCGAATACATACTCTGGCGCACCGTGGACGACGTCTACTTCTCGGTCTGCCCGTACGTGCCCCTCTGGGCCTCTATACTGGTCTCCCTCCTGCACGGGGGCGTAGAGGTGGCAAACAAATACAGGCTCGGGAAGCTGATAGACACGCAGCAGTGCCACGTCGTCGACCCCCGACGGCCCCGGGTGATGAGCGTCAGCTGGGCCGACCTAACGCTGGGCAGCATCGTCAAGCTGACCGCGGGGGAGGAGTCCCCCGCGGACATCGTGCCTATCTCCACCAGCGGGAGCAACGGCGTGGTCTGCGTTGACACGAGTTTGGTGGACGGTAGCGGCGACCTGAAGATCAAGAGCTGCGTGAAGGACGCGGGCATCGAGGCGTCCCTGCACACAATGTGCCGCATAAGGGGCCAGATCGTCTGCAACAAGCCGAGCGCGTCCACTGAATTTACGGGTACCCTAAAGCTGAGGGGTTTTCCCCGGTCCAACGTTCTAACTACGAGCAACTTTATTCAGCGCGGCTCCATCGTCAGGAACGCGGCCTCTGTCTACGGAGTGGTGGTCTACACCGGCAGAGACACTAAATTTGGCATCAACTCGCAGCGCAACACGCTATTCAAGACGGCATCCATCGACCGGGatataaacatatacaCAATGGGGCTGCTGCTGCTGTTCACTGCCTGCTGGGTCACCAGCCTCATCCTCCACCACAGCCACGCCTCCTCGGGGTCCCAAAACCCCACAGCCAACAGCGTGAAATTTACAAAGGTCCTAAAGTTTGCATCGCTCTACCTCTCGCTCGTCCCCAACACCATGGGGGCGCTCCTTGACCTAAACAGGCTCCTGCAATGCGCCCGAATCAAGCTAGAGAGCGCCGGCGCCCCGCCCCCGGCGGGCCCCGGCGCGCCTGACATAATTCCGCTAAGCGGTACGCGAAACGAAGAGCTTGGGCGCGTAGACTTTGTTTTCACGGGCTACCGCGGCGTGATCACGAAGCTAAAGCCGGAAATTGCTTTCATACGCATCGGAGACTCGCTCTACTCCGGGGGCCCGCAACGCGCAATTGACACCTGCTACGTCGCTCCCAGTGGCGTACTGGAGCCCCTGCGGGTGCCCCTGCGCCCGGCCTCCCACCTTTTCAGGGCCCACCGCGAGCCGGACGCGGCCGAGAGGCGTGAGCGGCTGCGCAGCGTCGACCGCTTCCTAAAGCTGTGTAGCATGTGCAACATATCCACGACTGTGCTCGGCGGCGGCTCGAGAAACCTAGGGAGCTGCGTCTTTTCCTCCTCCAAGTCGCTTAAGATACCGCCCCGCGCCTCAGCGCTGGGCAGGCCCAGGCGCAGGCCCCACGCCACCTCGGCCGAGGCGCGCCCCGCTGACCCGCCACGCGGCTACAGGGTAGAGGCCGGGGCGGGTCTGGGCGGCCGGCTGCGTTCCGTCATGTCGCTTGGTCGGGCCCCGTCCAGGGTAATGATAGACTACATGTCCCTATACCCCGAAGACGACTGCCTCGTGGGCTTTGCCTTCGACCGCGGCTACAAGCTGCTCTACAAGTCCGCAAGTTCCATCGCAGTGCTGGTGCGCGGCAAGGTCCAGTGCTGGGAAATCTTGGGGCTGCACGCGCCCTCGCCCCAGCGCAACAGGGTCTCGTTGGTCCTCCGCCCTGTGCGCAGGGCGGACTGGCAGCGCTGCGGGTTCAAGCCTATGCCATGCAGCTACGCGCCGGACGCGCGCCACGAGCGCATCGCCCGCAGGTGCAGGGGGGCCATAGTCCTCTCCAGGTTCACCCTGCCCGATGCGGGGACCGCCGACCCGGATGCGGGCACCGGCAGGGGTGGCACGGGCGACTTGAACGACTCGAGTGGATCGAATAGCTTGAACAGCTTGAACTTCTCGGGTGGGCTCAAAAGGGTCCAGCTCTACTACCGCTGGCTGACCGAGGGGCAGCTGGGCGAGTACCTGGCCAGGAAGGGCGAGGGATCGTCCGGCGTCTTCGCCCCGGACGAAGAGGCCGTGGCCAGCGTGCTGGAGCGCGACCTTCAGCTGGTCGCGACCATCGGGTTCAGGGCCGAGCTGGCGGAGGGCGTGGCAGAGACGATGGCGCGCCTGGCCGGCGCGGGCGTGAGGGTCTGCCTGGCCACGGGTGGTGAGAGGGACGGCTGCGTGAGCGCGGCCCATCAGGGCGGCCTGCTGCGCGACGGCGCCAGACTATTTAGCGCGGCCCTGCCAGAGTCCACAGAGCTCTGCGACTCCGGGACAGCCATGGGCCAGATCAACGCCGCCCAGGAGGACCAGGGCAGGCAGCAGGTGCGGGCGCTGTCCGCGCAGCTGCTGGAGTCGTTCTACCGGGCGCGCGGCGAGTGCTGGGCGTCGGGGCCGCACCCCTCGCGCCACGCAGCGTCGCAGCCGCACCGGCAGCTCTGCCTCACCCTCTGCGGCCGCGACGTGGAGTCGTTCGCCGTGCATAGTGACATGGAGACCTGCCTGGCGAACATGATTTGCCTTTCTGACGTGATTGTGGCGCATGACATGCTGCCCCAGCACAAGGGCCGGCTGGTAGAGCTGCTCAAGGGCCGGCTCACGCCGGCGCCCTCGGTCCTCGCCGTGGGCTACAGCTACGACGACGTCTGTGCCTGCAGGGCGTCGGACGTGGCCGTGGCGTTGGCACGGCCCGACTGCCAGGCGGTCGGCGTGCGGCAGGTCGGGGGGAACAAGCTGGTCTGCTGGTCCGACTACTTGGTGGGCGGGTTCTCCAGCCTGACGGACCTGCTGTTTTTCCACGGGTCTGTCTCCCTAGTCTCCACCTCGGCGATCCTGTCCCAGCTGGTGTACTTGGGCGTCTGCCAGGGGGCGCTCTGCTTCCTCTACCAGGCCTTCACGGGCTGGGCGGCGCTGCCGCTCTACCCGCGCGCGCAGGTCTACGCCTGGTGCGCGTTCGCCGCTGTCTTTTCCGCGCTGCACGCAGCTTTTATCCGACGCACGGCCCCACGCGCGCTGCTCAGGGGGGCCCCTCTGCTCTACGCGCTGGGGCGGCGGCGCTACTACCTGAACGGCTCACGGTTCGGCCAGTGGGTCGCGGAGGCAGTGGCGACAAGCGTGGCGGTTTTTTTCACGGCCAAGGCCGCGCTGGACGACTCGCCCTACCTGTTGGCGCCGACTCCTGAAGGAGGCGTAGGGCTCACCGTCTCGGCCAGCGCTTACAACGCGCTGATGGCGGTCGCGGTGCTGCTGGTGGGCAATATGCGCGTGTCTATGCAGTGCAACGCCTGGATGCTGCACTCGCACGGGGTGTCCGTGGGCCTGGCAAGCCTGTTGGCGCTTTTCGCTCCCACCGTGCTCACCGTGCTCCTGCTGGGCACGGGCGCACTTTCCCGGCAGCTGTCGCGCTGGCCCTACACTTGGGTGCTGGTTCCGCTTTGGGTGGCGATAGCGCTGGTGGGATCTGAGGCCTTCGCGCTGCTCGGCAAGCGCCTGCGCGGGGACGTCCTTGACCGGTTCCATGCCCGGGCCGCGCTGCTCCTGCGCGACGCCTCGCGCTGCCTAAAGCGCGGCGTGGCGCTGGGGCCCAGCGGCGCGATGGTTTCGCGCGGCCGGTGGCACTGGCTTCGGCCCCAGGTCTGGACGCTCACGCCGCGCGTGACGCAGGCCGTGGCCGACGCATTCGGCGACGACCCGGCGCTGGCGGCCGCCCTTCCGGCCCCGCGCGCGTTTGCGGTGCGCGAGGCGGCGGACGTTGTCAAGCACGAGGAGGACGCGCCGCCGCCGGGGGCCACCGATCACGTCCAGACGTCGCACCTGCTGAACCGGGTGACGCTTTGGTTTAAGGACCCGCAGCTGGAGGCAGAGTACGTCGCCAGCAGGAAGCGGAGTGAGTACTTTTCGTCTGTGCTTTGGTACCGCTGCGTGTTTTCAGTTTTTTTTGTCTTTTACATCGCTAGCTGGGTTGTGGAGCACCAGGTGGCGCGGGCCTGGAGCTTTGGCGCGCGTGGGCGGTGGGGAGGCGCGCGGGTGATGCTGGCGCTGGCGCCGCTGTTGCTCGTGCTGCTGGCGCTCGCCGCTGGAATCGTAGCGACGTTTTACCGCGCCGCGTTTTCGAGGCACTCGAAGCTGGTGCAGGGCGCCGTTGTGGCGGCTGTGATTTTGCAGAACCTGGGCGCGGAGGCGTTTTGCGCGCAGGAGTTCCGCGACTCTAACTGGTTCCACAGCATCCTGTTCCCCATATTCACGTTTGTGATCCTCCGGCTGCCCTTTTTGGCTGCCCTGGTCAGCAACTTGTTCTTCATACTGGCCAACGTTGTGTTGGGTCACGCGTTGCCCCCCGCGAACGGCTCCTCTAACTTTGCGATTTGGAGCCAGGAGATGCCGCTCTACATCGGCATCAACCTGCTGGTGGTGCTGGTGGGGTACCGGCTCGAGTACAACGCCCGCAAGAGCTTCATCCTCGAGTATGCGGCGGCCTGCGCGCGCCGGCGGCAGCGCGAGATCCTTAATACGATGCTTCCGCACTTTGTTGTGGCGCATATGATCAACGAGGAGCGCACGCACGAGGCGCCTGTCGGCCCTGTCACGATGGGGCTGGCGGCGGAGGAGCGGGACGCCGTGACGGTGCTGTTTTGCGACGTCTACAGGTTCCAGAACTGGGTGGCCATCCTGGAGCCCACCAAGTTGGTGGAGCTGCTTGACGTGCTCTTCCTAGCATTTGACAAGTGCGCGCAGGAGTTTGGCTGTACCAAGATCGAAACTGTGTTTGAGAGTTACCTGGCTGCGGCGGGGCTCTCGCTGGACGCGCGTGGCGCGCAGGAGTGCCCTGCGGCTGCGGCGGCCCGGGCTGTAGACCTGGCGCTGGCCATGCTGCAGGCGGTGGCCCTGCTCCACGCGGACGCGGTCCCCGCGGGCGAGCGGCTGCAGGTTGTGATAGGGGCGCACACGGGGCGCGTTATTTGCGGGGTGGTGGGGAGCAGGAAGCCGCAGTATGCGCTTTTTGGGGACACGGTCAACACGGCCAGCCGCATGAAGTATACGGGCGAGCCGGGGCACGTACATATAAGTTCGCATACGCACGCGCTGGTGTCCGGCGACAGCACCCTTTCGTTTGAGCGCCGGGAGACCAGCGTGAAGGGCAAGGGGCTGATGGAGACCTACCTCCTCCGCGCAGTCGCGGGCAGCCAGTACCCGAGCTATCAGGGGGCCGCTGCGGAGGGCGGGGGCGAGCGCGCTAGGGTCCGGCGGCAGATAATCGCGGCGGCTCTTGGGGAGCGTGACGAGTCGCTGGAGACGCCGTCTGGCGCGGGGCTATCGCAGTTGTTTCGGGAGAGCGTGGAGGAGTTGGTGCCCGCGTCGGGCTGCCTGCGTTGCCTGTCTGGGCGATACGGGGCGAGTTCGGCGTACGAGGCAGAGGAGGCGGTTGCGGAGGAGGGCGTGGACGACCCGGGGCTTTCCTCGAAGGCCATAGGTTGGGTTTCTCTAAAGTTTACGGACAAGTTGTTGGAGGAGAAGTATCGGTTGAACTTTTACAGCGACCGGGCGAACGTTTCCACGATAGAGCAGACGCTGGCTATATTTATA ATTATATTTGTGGCGCAGACGGTGACTTCAATGGGCCTGCCCCGCATATTTTTGGACCCGAGCAGCGTGCAGCACCGCCTGTTTGTCAACTACCTTTCATACTGGAGCGTGAGGTCCGGGTATACCGTTGGGGCGTTTGTCCTCTGGTTTTACTTTCACCACCACTCTTCTACGCGCGAAGCGGTTGTGTCAAAGtggatgattttttttctGAGTCCGTTGTTTGTCAGCGCGGCCTGTATTTTTTCGCTTTCAAACTCGTGGGCCATAGCCAAGGAGCC GTTGGGTGACTCTCAGAACTTGTGGCTTTCCTGCGACAGCATTGAATTTTACTTTTATATATGCCTGTTGCACCACAACACGG GCATGCTGTTCCAGACGTGCATACTCGTGGACCTGCTGCTCATCACCATGTctataacatttatttcatCGTCTGTGGTTAAGACTGCGGTTACAAGCGTCACGATTTTTAATATACCCTGCTTTATCCTCTTCAACCTAATTTCCGCCCATTGCAAGGAGACAATTGACAGGCGGACGTTTTACGCCAACGAGCGCGCAAAGGCCATTGAGGCCAAGGCCTCGCAGCTGCTCAAAGACATGCTGCCGAAAAATGTGTTGGAAGAGTTCCAAATGGATAAACTGCGTCTCGCCTATCGCCACGAAAACATGTCATTTCTCTTCGCCGACATTGTGGGCTTCACTACATGGGCAAAGTCTGTGGACGCGTCCGAG GTCCTCAACATGTTGCAGAACCTTTTCGCCAGGTTCGACAGGAACAGCACCAAGTTCGGCCTCTACAAGCTCTGCACGATAGGGGACGCGTACGTGGCCGTCAGCGAGCCGACTACCGCGGAGGACGCCGCGGCCACTGCCGCCGACGGAACGGAGGGAGTGCTGCT AATGGCTCACTCGATGCTCGCCAGCATTCAGGAGATACGCGAACGCCTGGGG ATACCCGGACTCAACATGCGGATAGGGCTCCACTTTGGCTCTGCGGTGGGAGGGGTCATAGGGTCGGGCCGCCTGCGCTACGACCTCTGGGGAATGGATATACTCACGGCAAACATGATGGAAAGCAACGGAGCTCCAGGGAAAATCAACGTCTCTGAACGCTTCAGGGATATACTCATGCTCAACTCGCCAAA CCGCTTCACGTACACCTTTAACAAGGAAGTCCGGGTCATTGACCAGACCGTGCGGAGCTACATACTGGGCCCGCTCGCTTAG
- a CDS encoding tRNA (guanine-N(7)-)-methyltransferase non-catalytic subunit wdr4 (overlaps_old_locusTagID:BBM_III00170): MLRPGIPLSPFLVTHTKPYLFYACGNVIFKFSVDVAGSAEFCGKNDTCHSGTVRSISHSGDELLTCGDDKILAILDHGLSCLRRRVMGKKLSSAYVVGSHILVADRFGDIYRIKSDLSGEAEFFFSHYTTITASTLMANLSLTGNKDGKIVVLDAHNPFLVLAICQGHSEFITCLKPYGDDKFISCSADGKLRAWDLDQFTELQTVDLHELACDEFGPGMYVPFYILTESGDSFIAVLFAHPSMMMVFDVWAYKYRWIQLPFEVQSAAKLPNHKISEILEDSDGVDALSGYFFLDMCGDLWNNVGNAWHKIEVQAGCSGELVDFWKQNEGLKGGRGEGGAHNC; encoded by the exons ATGCTCAGACCCGGGATTCCACTATCTCCGTTCCTTGTAACCCACACTAAGCCGTATTTATTTTATGCCTGCGGGAACGTAATATTCAAGTTTTCGGTGGACGTAGCTGGGTCCGCCGAATTTTGTGGCAAAAATGACACGTGCCACAGCGGTACCGTAAGGTCCATCTCCCATTCTGGAGACGAACTACTCACTTGCGGAGACGATAAAATACTAGCAATATTGGATCACGGTCTCAGTTGCTTGCGCAGGAG AGTCATGGGCAAAAAACTTTCGTCTGCGTACGTTGTGGGTTCACACATTTTGGTAGCCGATCGATTCGGGGACATTTATCGCATAAAAAGCGACTTATCTGGTGAAGCTGAGTTTTTTTTTTCTCACTATACTACTATCACCGCATCGACCTTGATGGCCAATCTCTCTCTTACGGGGAATAAGGATGGGAAGATTGTAGTTTTGGATGCCCACAATCCTTTTTTGGTCCTTGCGATTTGCCAGGGACACTCAGAGTTCATCACCTGTCTGAAGCCATACGGAGacgataaatttatatccTGCAGTGCGGACGGGAAGCTCAGGGCCTGGGATCTGGATCAGTTTACAGAATTGCAGACTGTGGATTTGCACGAGTTGGCATGTGATGAGTTCGGACCCGGCATGTATGTCCCCTTTTACATTTTGACAGAGTCTGGCGACAGTTTTATTGCCGTGCTGTTTGCACATCCCAGTATGATGATGGTTTTTGACGTTTGGGCGTATAAATATAGATGGATACAATTGCCCTTTGAGGTCCAAAGTGCCGCAAAGCTACCGAATCACAAAATATCAGAGATTTTGGAGGACAGTGACGGGGTGGACGCGTTGAGCGGGTATTTTTTTTTGGATATGTGTGGCGATTTATGGAACAATGTTGGCAATGCATGGCATAAAATTGAAGTGCAGGCGGGTTGTAGCGGAGAATTGGTTGATTTTTGGAAGCAAAATGAGGGGTTAAAGGGGGGGAGGGGGGAGGGAGGTGCGcacaattgttaa
- a CDS encoding UPF0587 protein C1orf123 homolog (overlaps_old_locusTagID:BBM_III00160) gives MILGLYIKAELENVDSVRAVPGIRWEVDVKEPTGYEFRKNVYFSSSESYSIPNSRGDANFIVKWRDSDARASIRIAEEGIPYTTEDVGKFKCIAKFEARGLDIIKWHPRGGFQALRGGRVYAVTFQEGSWADYDSDTNEPLSVLELDYKFAKL, from the exons ATGATTTTGGGGTTATATATAAAAGCCGAGTTGGAAAACGTCGACAGTGTTAGGGCCGTGCCTGGCATTCGTTGGGAAGTGGATG TAAAAGAGCCAACGGGCTACGAGTTCCGCAAAAACGTCTACTTTAGTAGTTCTGAAAGCTACAGCATACCAAATTCTAGAGG GGATGCCAATTTTATAGTAAAGTGGAGGGACTCGGATGCCAGGGCTAGTATACGGATAGCG GAAGAGGGCATACCCTACACTACGGAGGACGTTGGCAAATTCAAGTGTATAGCCAAATTTGAAGCGAGAGG TTTGGACATTATCAAGTGGCACCCGCGAGGCGGGTTTCAGGCACTGAGAGGCGGGCGAGTGTATGCCGTGACCTTCCAGGAGGGTTCTTGGGCAGATTACGATTCG GACACAAATGAGCCCCTATCTGTGTTGGAGTTGGATTACAAGTTTGCGAAGTTGTAA
- a CDS encoding Ganglioside-induced differentiation-associated protein 2 (overlaps_old_locusTagID:BBM_III00155) — protein MKGFGGNVSSTFQWLSDEISNILEIDSDHDDLPPITPVPLSEFESWSQYSFASKATTQIDTTEAYNIGEFAIDEALNCKFHFADCGICNLQVDALICILDDDISCNTSLRTLIRYGGYNFRDSIAKLSGLKTGQAFSVRCHNVAFNHVILSISPKYTPKYHRSSCNTLNMSIRECIKLTVEKGFESIAFELHPVPDHYFPIEHYSQTLLRSLRRWISMDPVQNGVNKVFLVGNKNQLNTYHSTMPLYFPRNSSEVRSVEMGNDYGELEVSGRCIKISSDGNNLLPLSDPSFHSTTFQNWSKRRTRAEQIYYAKKSGDWEGDEEAQFSFHTKISRAFNARGYFEKFQRVNFISSDRTDKVGRVLFCVDMKKLPNVCDYNELVHFVLYVFQINGKFTLLLANCDASSSTSLGISLFKDVFEIWGDKRLSQLSQLLIHRSSYLIRGVLLILYPFIPPKVWDTAIHIQEHQELLEYVDSRVLYDLLPSLRV, from the exons ATGAAAGGGTTCGGAGGGAATGTCAGCAGCACTTTCCAGTGGTTATCCGATGAGATATCCAACATACTGGAAATTGATTCTGATCACGACGATTTGCCTCCAATAACGCCAGTTCCACTCAGTGAATTTGAGTCCTGGTCCCAGTACTCATTTGCAAGCAAAGCTACAACCCAAATAGATACAACAGAAGCCTATAACATAGGTGAATTTGCGATTGATGAGGCACtcaattgcaaatttcaCTTTGCAGATTGTGGCATTTGCAACTTACAGGTAGATGCcttaatatgtatattagaCGATGATATTAGTTGTAACACATCCCTAAGGACATTGATTAGAT ATGGAGGATACAATTTTCGAGATTCGATTGCTAAACTTAGCGGCTTGAAGACGGGCCAGGCATTTTCAGTTCGATGCCACAACGTGGCATTTAATCACGTAATCCTTTCAATTTCTCCAAAATACACTCCAAAATACCACCGTTCATCATGTAACACTTTGAACATGTCTATAAGGGAGTGCATCAAACTGACAGTTGAGAAAGGGTTTGAGAGTATCGCATTTGAGCTGCATCCGGTGCCGGATCACTATTTTCCCATAGAGCACTATTCACAAACACTACTTCGTTCTTTGCGGAGGTGGATTTCCATGGACCCTGTGCAGAATGGCGTGAATAAAGTTTTTTTGGTTGGCAATAAAAATCAGTTGAATACATACCATTCTACAATGCCCTTGTACTTTCCCCGCAATAGTTCAGAG gTTCGCAGTGTGGAAATGGGTAACGACTACGGAGAGCTGGAAGTTAGCGGCAGGtgtataaaaatatcatcagaTGGCAACAATTTGTTACCGTTAAGTGATCCATCATTTCACTCTACGACATTCCAGAATTGGAGTAAAAGGAGAACAAGGGCAGAGCAGATATACTATGCCAAAAAATCAGGCGACTGGGAAGGCGATGAAGAGGCCCAGTTTTCATTCCATACAAAGATTTCAAGGGCTTTTAATGCCCGAGGctattttgaaaaattccAACGTGTAAATTTCATATCATCAGACCGAACCGACAAGGTGGGAAGAGTCCTTTTTTGTGTGGACATGAAGAAATTGCCCAATGTATGTGATTACAACGAGCTAGTTCATTTTGTGTTATATGTTTTCCAAATAAATGGGAAATTTACATTACTACTAGCAAATTGTGACGCAAGCAGTTCAACATCATTGGGCATATCGTTATTTAAGGACGTATTTGAAATTTGGGGGGACAAGCGTTTGTCACAGTTGTCACAGCTGCTAATTCACCGTAGCAGTTATTTGATCAGAGGagtgttattaattttatatccatTTATTCCACCAAAGGTTTGGGACACGGCGATACACATTCAGGAGCACCAG GAATTGCTAGAGTATGTAGATTCTAGGGTGTTATATGACTTGTTACCAAGTTTACGAGTTTGA